In Carassius auratus strain Wakin unplaced genomic scaffold, ASM336829v1 scaf_tig00027556, whole genome shotgun sequence, one DNA window encodes the following:
- the LOC113079272 gene encoding anillin-like isoform X1, translating into MENPKRPRDPLEENTSASSELENVLKKRRLAAGGEENLDPKKSPSRTRLRLAELEVKSDTPAITSIRSRVQQLSQRRDGGTGLVQRCLSDPGSEGCTDSMSSQICHIGEGEFSSRLECFKAPTPLNSPGRSTPCTRNLSSFVHGIQQQLNAAVTPSSKEASRIRQAREDELRKLKVQPVAENIWLKRSLSDSSLTERPSPSTSSPWVYRKNQKPQWPPFQPGSEELKGSEFSSCEVDSKVFDESLNTTPLCSVDIRFPNEELYTSIEPEALNTSTLIDKMFEDVLQHADTEGEGEDGNEEEGVEKDISYSSETVKEDKTESDTAEKEDKQEPVTLNKYPLEQSEMCEESEETPDSMDEEKELQSVDDGEGKMEEKQESTPMGDEDFLTLPPSCILSPLSKSVEAVVTPLIEINVSEPSVQPPSPEEMTAGPADCDQPLYSIDAYRSQRKIHPPSTPSLTPGVQKPVREKTCLKKPINIKERIKALNEEAAKLQTIITQTLQALSCCSDEEHGKGSQQEAEAEKLLLVSSEKRAALLAEVSRLREGNAGETDPQNAPLQPCRGTISISSIQLPLKVDFVCSARTGRPTQYFLVLIRYGPCNIVATPLATAADAQNGDTITFPTSITLQDIRSNFEIDIEVYSLSSTQSTSCSMNTQQIRSSTKSRVTPKKILHSITKSNQSVMSATLPGLSAQCSSNFTLVGSHKITLNSLGQSKFPLDKMKFAGKIRRLLGDEFQEKVPFLSPLEGHIYLRLHGEGHSKVQHQGFLTMFEDVSGFGAWQRFYFLLEGGQLLYWNYPNEMGSKPADGCLSLFSFCSVRPVERECCARPHTFELVETDALQQEHNQTLKKCWFSADTREERSDWMEKLNQTLLDSRTWNKKPVSNDNRASTSSNTGNSRESIL; encoded by the exons ATGGAAAATCCGAAGAGACCTAGAGATCCATTGGAGGAAAACACTTCAGCCTCTAGTG AACTTGAAAATGTGTTGAAGAAAAGGCGGCTGGCAGCAGGGGGAGAGGAGAACCTGGACCCCAAGAAATCGCCTTCCAGGACACGCTTGCGATTGGCAGAGCTCGAGGTGAAATCAGACACTCCTGCCATAACCTCTATCCGCTCCAGAGTCCAGCAACTCAGCCAGAGACGAGATG GTGGGACTGGGTTAGTCCAGCGCTGTCTGTCAGACCCGGGGTCCGAGGGTTGCACTGACAGCATGTCCTCGCAGATCTGTCATATCG GTGAGGGAGAGTTTAGCTCTCGCCTGGAGTGCTTCAAAGCTCCGACTCCACTGAACAGCCCCGGTCGCTCCACACCCTGCACACGCAATCTCTCCAGCTTTGTGCATGGCATCCAACAGCAGTTGAACGCTGCAGTGACACCCAGCAGTAAAGAAGCCTCCCGTATCCGCCAG GCACGTGAGGATGAACTACGTAAGTTGAAGGTTCAGCCAGTGGCAGAAAACATATGGTTGAAAAGGAGTCTGTCTGACTCTTCCCTCACTGAG AGGCCATCTCCATCCACATCCTCTCCCTGGGTTTACAGGAAAAATCAAAAACCCCAGTGGCCTCCGTTTCAGCCTGGGAGT GAAGAGTTAAAGGGATCTGAATTCAGCTCCTGTGAGGTTGACAGTAAGGTATTTGATGAAAGTCTGAACACCACGCCACTATGCTCTGTGGACATCCGTTTCCCCAATGAAGAACTTTATACGTCTATAG AACCTGAGGCTTTGAACACTTCCACTCTAATTGACAAGATGTTTGAAGACGTCCTGCAGCATGCAGATACGGAAGGTGAAGGTGAAGATGGAAATGAGGAAGAGGGGGTGGAGAAGGATATAAGTTATTCATCAGAGACTGTAAAGGAAGACAAAACTGAATCCGACACAGCTGAAAAGGAAGACAAACAGGAACCAGTCACATTAAATAAGTATCCTCTTGAACAGAGTGAGATGTGTGAAGAGAGTGAAGAAACTCCTGATTCCATGGATGAAGAGAAGGAGCTCCAGTCTGTTGATGATGGTGAAGGAAAAATGGAAGAAAAGCAGGAGAGTACCCCTATGGGTGATGAGGACTTTCTAACCCTGCCACCCAGCTGTATCCTCTCTCCTCTCAGCAAATCTGTGGAGGCTGTTGTCACACCACTG attGAAATCAATGTGTCTGAGCCATCAGTACAGCCGCCCTCACCTGAAGAAATGACAGCTGGTCCTGCTGACTGCGATCAACCTTTATACAG CATTGATGCCTACCGCTCACAGAGGAAAATCCATCCCCCCTCTACTCCCAGCTTGACCCCTGGAGTTCAGAAACCGGTTCGAGAGAAGACTTGCTTAAAAAAGCCCATAAACATCAAGGAGAGAATTAAG GCTTTAAATGAGGAGGCAGCCAAGTTGCAGACAATCATCACACAGACACTGCAGGCTCTGAGCTGCTGTAGTGACGAGGAACATGGGAAAGGTTCCCAGCAGGAGGCAGAGGCTGAGAAACTCCTGCTGGTTTCCA GTGAAAAACGAGCAGCCTTACTGGCAGAGGTCAGCAGGTTGAGAGAGGGTAACGCTGGTGAAACAGACCCCCAAAATGCACCTCTGCAGCCCTGCAGAGGCACAATCAGCATCAGCAGCATCCAGCTGCCCTTAAAAGTGGATTTTGTGTGCTCTGCTCGCACAG GTCGCCCAACACAATACTTCTTAGTTTTGATCCGTTATGGCCCATGTAATATTGTGGCAACACCTTTGGCTACAGCTGCTGATGCCCAAAATGGAGACACCATCACCTTCCCAACTTCTATTACATT ACAAGACATTCGCTCCAATTTTGAGATTGACATTGAGGTCTACAGTTTG TCCAGTACTCAGAGTACTTCCTGCAGCATGAATACTCAGCAGATCCGCAGCTCAACAAAGTCAAGG GTGACACCCAAAAAGATTCtccacagcatcaca aAATCTAACCAGAGTGTAATGT CTGCTACTCTGCCTGGTCTGAGTGCCCAATGCTCTAGTAACTTCACATTAGTAGGCTCTCACAAGATTACCCTGAATTCATTGGGACAGAGCAAGTTTCCTCTGGACAAG ATGAAATTTGCAGGCAAAATCAGGCGACTCCTTGGAGATGAGTTTCAGGAAAAG GTTCCCTTCCTCTCTCCTCTAGAGGGCCACATCTATCTGCGGTTGCACGGCGAGGGCCACTCCAAAGTCCAGCATCAGGGCTTTTTA aCGATGTTTGAGGATGTGAGTGGCTTTGGAGCTTGGCAGAGGTTCTATTTCCTTCTGGAAGGAGGACAACTTCTCTACTGGAACTACCCAAATGAGATGGGGAGCAAG CCAGCAGatggctgtctctctctctttagctTCTGCAGTGTCAGGCCTGTGGAGCGAGAGTGCTGTGCACGGCCACACACCTTCGAATTAGTAGAGACAGATGCACTCCAGCAAGAACACAACCAAACCTTGAAGAA GTGCTGGTTTTCAGCAGATACACGAGAAGAGAGGTCTGACTGGATGGAGAAACTGAATCAGACCTTACTGGATTCTCGAACCTGGAACAAGAAGCCTGTCTCCAACGATAACAGGGCCAGCACATCCTCTAACACTGGAAACTCTCGTGAGAGCATCCTGTAA
- the LOC113079272 gene encoding anillin-like isoform X2, translating to MENPKRPRDPLEENTSASSELENVLKKRRLAAGGEENLDPKKSPSRTRLRLAELEVKSDTPAITSIRSRVQQLSQRRDGGTGLVQRCLSDPGSEGCTDSMSSQICHIGEGEFSSRLECFKAPTPLNSPGRSTPCTRNLSSFVHGIQQQLNAAVTPSSKEASRIRQAREDELRKLKVQPVAENIWLKRSLSDSSLTERPSPSTSSPWVYRKNQKPQWPPFQPGSEELKGSEFSSCEVDSKVFDESLNTTPLCSVDIRFPNEELYTSIEPEALNTSTLIDKMFEDVLQHADTEGEGEDGNEEEGVEKDISYSSETVKEDKTESDTAEKEDKQEPVTLNKYPLEQSEMCEESEETPDSMDEEKELQSVDDGEGKMEEKQESTPMGDEDFLTLPPSCILSPLSKSVEAVVTPLIEINVSEPSVQPPSPEEMTAGPADCDQPLYSIDAYRSQRKIHPPSTPSLTPGVQKPVREKTCLKKPINIKERIKALNEEAAKLQTIITQTLQALSCCSDEEHGKGSQQEAEAEKLLLVSSEKRAALLAEVSRLREGNAGETDPQNAPLQPCRGTISISSIQLPLKVDFVCSARTGRPTQYFLVLIRYGPCNIVATPLATAADAQNGDTITFPTSITLQDIRSNFEIDIEVYSLSSTQSTSCSMNTQQIRSSTKSRVTPKKILHSITKSNQSVMSATLPGLSAQCSSNFTLVGSHKITLNSLGQSKFPLDKVPFLSPLEGHIYLRLHGEGHSKVQHQGFLTMFEDVSGFGAWQRFYFLLEGGQLLYWNYPNEMGSKPADGCLSLFSFCSVRPVERECCARPHTFELVETDALQQEHNQTLKKCWFSADTREERSDWMEKLNQTLLDSRTWNKKPVSNDNRASTSSNTGNSRESIL from the exons ATGGAAAATCCGAAGAGACCTAGAGATCCATTGGAGGAAAACACTTCAGCCTCTAGTG AACTTGAAAATGTGTTGAAGAAAAGGCGGCTGGCAGCAGGGGGAGAGGAGAACCTGGACCCCAAGAAATCGCCTTCCAGGACACGCTTGCGATTGGCAGAGCTCGAGGTGAAATCAGACACTCCTGCCATAACCTCTATCCGCTCCAGAGTCCAGCAACTCAGCCAGAGACGAGATG GTGGGACTGGGTTAGTCCAGCGCTGTCTGTCAGACCCGGGGTCCGAGGGTTGCACTGACAGCATGTCCTCGCAGATCTGTCATATCG GTGAGGGAGAGTTTAGCTCTCGCCTGGAGTGCTTCAAAGCTCCGACTCCACTGAACAGCCCCGGTCGCTCCACACCCTGCACACGCAATCTCTCCAGCTTTGTGCATGGCATCCAACAGCAGTTGAACGCTGCAGTGACACCCAGCAGTAAAGAAGCCTCCCGTATCCGCCAG GCACGTGAGGATGAACTACGTAAGTTGAAGGTTCAGCCAGTGGCAGAAAACATATGGTTGAAAAGGAGTCTGTCTGACTCTTCCCTCACTGAG AGGCCATCTCCATCCACATCCTCTCCCTGGGTTTACAGGAAAAATCAAAAACCCCAGTGGCCTCCGTTTCAGCCTGGGAGT GAAGAGTTAAAGGGATCTGAATTCAGCTCCTGTGAGGTTGACAGTAAGGTATTTGATGAAAGTCTGAACACCACGCCACTATGCTCTGTGGACATCCGTTTCCCCAATGAAGAACTTTATACGTCTATAG AACCTGAGGCTTTGAACACTTCCACTCTAATTGACAAGATGTTTGAAGACGTCCTGCAGCATGCAGATACGGAAGGTGAAGGTGAAGATGGAAATGAGGAAGAGGGGGTGGAGAAGGATATAAGTTATTCATCAGAGACTGTAAAGGAAGACAAAACTGAATCCGACACAGCTGAAAAGGAAGACAAACAGGAACCAGTCACATTAAATAAGTATCCTCTTGAACAGAGTGAGATGTGTGAAGAGAGTGAAGAAACTCCTGATTCCATGGATGAAGAGAAGGAGCTCCAGTCTGTTGATGATGGTGAAGGAAAAATGGAAGAAAAGCAGGAGAGTACCCCTATGGGTGATGAGGACTTTCTAACCCTGCCACCCAGCTGTATCCTCTCTCCTCTCAGCAAATCTGTGGAGGCTGTTGTCACACCACTG attGAAATCAATGTGTCTGAGCCATCAGTACAGCCGCCCTCACCTGAAGAAATGACAGCTGGTCCTGCTGACTGCGATCAACCTTTATACAG CATTGATGCCTACCGCTCACAGAGGAAAATCCATCCCCCCTCTACTCCCAGCTTGACCCCTGGAGTTCAGAAACCGGTTCGAGAGAAGACTTGCTTAAAAAAGCCCATAAACATCAAGGAGAGAATTAAG GCTTTAAATGAGGAGGCAGCCAAGTTGCAGACAATCATCACACAGACACTGCAGGCTCTGAGCTGCTGTAGTGACGAGGAACATGGGAAAGGTTCCCAGCAGGAGGCAGAGGCTGAGAAACTCCTGCTGGTTTCCA GTGAAAAACGAGCAGCCTTACTGGCAGAGGTCAGCAGGTTGAGAGAGGGTAACGCTGGTGAAACAGACCCCCAAAATGCACCTCTGCAGCCCTGCAGAGGCACAATCAGCATCAGCAGCATCCAGCTGCCCTTAAAAGTGGATTTTGTGTGCTCTGCTCGCACAG GTCGCCCAACACAATACTTCTTAGTTTTGATCCGTTATGGCCCATGTAATATTGTGGCAACACCTTTGGCTACAGCTGCTGATGCCCAAAATGGAGACACCATCACCTTCCCAACTTCTATTACATT ACAAGACATTCGCTCCAATTTTGAGATTGACATTGAGGTCTACAGTTTG TCCAGTACTCAGAGTACTTCCTGCAGCATGAATACTCAGCAGATCCGCAGCTCAACAAAGTCAAGG GTGACACCCAAAAAGATTCtccacagcatcaca aAATCTAACCAGAGTGTAATGT CTGCTACTCTGCCTGGTCTGAGTGCCCAATGCTCTAGTAACTTCACATTAGTAGGCTCTCACAAGATTACCCTGAATTCATTGGGACAGAGCAAGTTTCCTCTGGACAAG GTTCCCTTCCTCTCTCCTCTAGAGGGCCACATCTATCTGCGGTTGCACGGCGAGGGCCACTCCAAAGTCCAGCATCAGGGCTTTTTA aCGATGTTTGAGGATGTGAGTGGCTTTGGAGCTTGGCAGAGGTTCTATTTCCTTCTGGAAGGAGGACAACTTCTCTACTGGAACTACCCAAATGAGATGGGGAGCAAG CCAGCAGatggctgtctctctctctttagctTCTGCAGTGTCAGGCCTGTGGAGCGAGAGTGCTGTGCACGGCCACACACCTTCGAATTAGTAGAGACAGATGCACTCCAGCAAGAACACAACCAAACCTTGAAGAA GTGCTGGTTTTCAGCAGATACACGAGAAGAGAGGTCTGACTGGATGGAGAAACTGAATCAGACCTTACTGGATTCTCGAACCTGGAACAAGAAGCCTGTCTCCAACGATAACAGGGCCAGCACATCCTCTAACACTGGAAACTCTCGTGAGAGCATCCTGTAA
- the LOC113079275 gene encoding GLIPR1-like protein 1 — MDSLGGLLLRISVLLYGSCGVLSLLPEITEPEFIRRCVLAHNAQRSRTTPPAASSRSMSWDNGLAKGARDRAIHCKASHHPGLAHFGHPLFGWMGENIWLGAPFSAFSVENAIHGWSRKGAYSLKNNNCSRLCGHYAQLMWSTSFKLGCAVNVCNKGIENFSTDPESTIFVCNYGDTGNVHGVTPSIAGVACSGCGSEICRDNVCRYDWFPGWDYGPPSSSYSISYWLTDLGLCILGVCWLLHFYETH; from the exons ATGGACTCTCTCGGCGGTCTTCTCTTACGGATATCGGTGCTTCTGTACGGCTCCTGCGGCGTTCTGTCTCTCTTACCGGAAATAACGGAACCGGAGTTCATCCGCAGGTGTGTGCTGGCACATAACGCGCAGCGCTCGCGCACCACTCCACCTGCGGCCAGCTCGCGCTCAATG TCCTGGGATAATGGATTGGCCAAGGGTGCAAGAGACCGAGCAATACACTGTAAAGCCTCTCATCACCCTGGGCTGGCACATTTCGGGCACCCGCTGTTCGGGTGGATGGGTGAGAACATATGGCTGGGGGCTCCGTTTTCAGCCTTCTCAGTGGAGAATGCCATACACGGATGGAGCAGAAAAGGAGCTTACTCACTCAAAAATAACAACTGCTCACGCTTGTGTGGCCACTATGCACAG TTAATGTGGTCTACAAGCTTTAAGCTGGGCTGTGCTGTAAATGTGTGCAATAAAGGAATCGAAAACTTCTCCACTGACCCAGAATCCACTATTTTTGTGTGCAACTACGGAGACAC GGGAAATGTTCATGGTGTAACTCCAAGTATAGCAGGTGTGGCCTGCAGCGGTTGTGGGTCAGAGATCTGCCGAGACAACGTCTGTA GATATGATTGGTTCCCTGGGTGGGACTATGGCCCTCCCTCTTCATCCTACAGTATTTCCTATTGGCTGACTGATCTTGGGCTGTGTATACTAGGAGTTTGCTGGCTACTTCActtttatgaaacacattaa
- the LOC113079279 gene encoding Bardet-Biedl syndrome 10 protein-like codes for MQEECVSLQVCVSVVGALECVVRRCLGPDGGSVLFTRDTGETLISRHGRRLLSTLQLQHPMARMVLDCVCAHAKATGDGTKSFLLLLAALLRGIQDSHMERKGSLSIPSFQNLANRLLAVSRKELEDVVTHKLTPYASMYCSHRSYRLEGSILDLLIGGFISGRVGIGQADVLKRVLCEFYHKVSQDQNASETISFIQSHFSFLHTAVTGLPITCSEVIEGLVVTCDWSVWTELQGPIKALIVYESFGASFVTVGENISVCIQKDYLHRSESVMKQKLATLLDLQVDVVLSSVKQPERVSQWARLNHVSLLECVDSAQLDFLSHICAAETLSHPPLQHLVMLKYCRRVQLGGHRYACLGTFLHMHTLVLCAPAPGFLDQIVCVSQGVFAMLQHLSQSFCQTLASDQSQSPSSDQSQSVLSSQDLWGGILRAGGVLPVGGMFEFLLHHFLLNERNSCDPESCKLLAEALLCLPRTLYSHNHRRFLNIQTRFLDDLKQWEKTKEKRSEMPELKFGFGFGESSVPCLESVSGKKQLVVSVLQCLHRLLCVGAILHTRSPLRTGPQTHSEEDEDEEEEKLKRSNSTPSTEG; via the exons ATGCAGGAGGAgtgtgtgtctctgcaggtgTGTGTCAGTGTGGTTGGAGCTCTGGAGTGTGTTGTCCGCCGGTGTCTCGGTCCAGACGGTGGAAGTGTTCTGTTCACACGAGACACAGGAGAAACTCTCATCAGCAGACACGGACGACGCCTTCTCAGCACACTCCAGCTGCAGCACCCCATGGCCAG GATGGTGTtggactgtgtgtgtgcacatgctaAAGCTACTGGAGACGGCACAAAATCATTCCTTCTCCTGCTGGCCGCGCTGTTACGAGGAATTCAGGACTCACACATGGAGCGCAAAGGATCTCTGAGCATCCCTAGTTTTCAAAATCTTGCTAATCGCCTGTTGGCTGTGAGCAGGAAGGAGTTGGAAGATGTCGTAACACACAAACTCACCCCATATGCCTCAATGTACTGTAGTCACCGTAGTTACAGACTGGAGGGCAGCATTCTTGATTTGTTGATCGGTGGGTTTATTTCTGGAAGAGTGGGGATCGGCCAGGCGGATGTACTGAAACGAGTCCTGTGCGAGTTCTACCACAAAGTCAGTCAAGATCAAAATGCATCAGAAACGATCTCATTCATACAGTCACACTTCTCTTTTCTACATACGGCCGTGACAGGACTTCCTATTACCTGCTCAGAGGTGATTGAAGGCCTGGTTGTGACCTGTGATTGGTCCGTGTGGACTGAACTGCAAGGACCAATAAAAGCACTAATTGTATATGAGAGTTTTGGAGCTTCCTTTGTCACTGTAGGTGAAAACATATCCGTGTGCATTCAGAAGGACTATCTGCACCGCTCGGAGAGCGTCATGAAGCAAAAGTTAGCAACTTTATTGGACTTACAGGTGGATGTGGTGCTGTCCTCCGTGAAGCAGCCAGAAAGAGTGTCACAGTGGGCTCGACTGAACCATGTTTCTTTACTTGAGTGTGTCGATTCAGCCCAGCTGGATTTTCTTTCACACATCTGCGCTGCAGAAACACTCTCTCATCCACCGCTTCAACACCTTGTGATGCTCAAGTACTGTAGACGTGTGCAACTCGGCGGGCATCGCTATGCCTGTCTGGGAACGTTTTTGCACATGCACACGCTTGTTCTTTGTGCACCAGCGCCGGGATTTCTTGaccagattgtgtgtgtgagccAAGGTGTGTTTGCAATGCTGCAACATCTATCTCAAAGCTTCTGTCAGACACTggcatctgaccaatcacagagtCCTTCTTCGGACCAGTCACAAAGTGTGCTTTCATCGCAAGACCTTTGGGGTGGTATTCTGCGTGCAGGTGGAGTGCTTCCTGTTGGCGGCATGTTTGAGTTCTTGCTACATCATTTTTTGTTGAACGAACGTAACTCTTGTGACCCAGAGAGCTGTAAGCTTCTAGCAGAGGCTTTGCTGTGCTTGCCTAGAACGTTGTATTCTCACAATCACAGACGGTTTCTGAATATCCAGACACGTTTCTTGGATGATCTTAAGCAATGGGAAAAGACAAAAGAGAAAAGGTCAGAAATGCCTGAGTTGAAGTTTGGGTTTGGTTTCGGCGAGAGTTCTGTACCTTGTCTTGAGTCGGTCAGTGGGAAGAAGCAGCTGGTTGTTTCTGTCCTGCAGTGTTTGCACAGACTCTTATGTGTAGGGGCTATTTTACACACACGCTCTCCATTACGCACCGGCCCTCAAACACACtctgaggaggatgaggatgaggaggaagagaagctGAAGCGTTCAAATTCTACTCCGTCAACGGAGGGCTGA
- the LOC113079272 gene encoding anillin-like isoform X3: protein MENPKRPRDPLEENTSASSELENVLKKRRLAAGGEENLDPKKSPSRTRLRLAELEVKSDTPAITSIRSRVQQLSQRRDGGTGLVQRCLSDPGSEGCTDSMSSQICHIGEGEFSSRLECFKAPTPLNSPGRSTPCTRNLSSFVHGIQQQLNAAVTPSSKEASRIRQAREDELRKLKVQPVAENIWLKRSLSDSSLTEEELKGSEFSSCEVDSKVFDESLNTTPLCSVDIRFPNEELYTSIEPEALNTSTLIDKMFEDVLQHADTEGEGEDGNEEEGVEKDISYSSETVKEDKTESDTAEKEDKQEPVTLNKYPLEQSEMCEESEETPDSMDEEKELQSVDDGEGKMEEKQESTPMGDEDFLTLPPSCILSPLSKSVEAVVTPLIEINVSEPSVQPPSPEEMTAGPADCDQPLYSIDAYRSQRKIHPPSTPSLTPGVQKPVREKTCLKKPINIKERIKALNEEAAKLQTIITQTLQALSCCSDEEHGKGSQQEAEAEKLLLVSSEKRAALLAEVSRLREGNAGETDPQNAPLQPCRGTISISSIQLPLKVDFVCSARTGRPTQYFLVLIRYGPCNIVATPLATAADAQNGDTITFPTSITLQDIRSNFEIDIEVYSLSSTQSTSCSMNTQQIRSSTKSRVTPKKILHSITKSNQSVMSATLPGLSAQCSSNFTLVGSHKITLNSLGQSKFPLDKMKFAGKIRRLLGDEFQEKVPFLSPLEGHIYLRLHGEGHSKVQHQGFLTMFEDVSGFGAWQRFYFLLEGGQLLYWNYPNEMGSKPADGCLSLFSFCSVRPVERECCARPHTFELVETDALQQEHNQTLKKCWFSADTREERSDWMEKLNQTLLDSRTWNKKPVSNDNRASTSSNTGNSRESIL, encoded by the exons ATGGAAAATCCGAAGAGACCTAGAGATCCATTGGAGGAAAACACTTCAGCCTCTAGTG AACTTGAAAATGTGTTGAAGAAAAGGCGGCTGGCAGCAGGGGGAGAGGAGAACCTGGACCCCAAGAAATCGCCTTCCAGGACACGCTTGCGATTGGCAGAGCTCGAGGTGAAATCAGACACTCCTGCCATAACCTCTATCCGCTCCAGAGTCCAGCAACTCAGCCAGAGACGAGATG GTGGGACTGGGTTAGTCCAGCGCTGTCTGTCAGACCCGGGGTCCGAGGGTTGCACTGACAGCATGTCCTCGCAGATCTGTCATATCG GTGAGGGAGAGTTTAGCTCTCGCCTGGAGTGCTTCAAAGCTCCGACTCCACTGAACAGCCCCGGTCGCTCCACACCCTGCACACGCAATCTCTCCAGCTTTGTGCATGGCATCCAACAGCAGTTGAACGCTGCAGTGACACCCAGCAGTAAAGAAGCCTCCCGTATCCGCCAG GCACGTGAGGATGAACTACGTAAGTTGAAGGTTCAGCCAGTGGCAGAAAACATATGGTTGAAAAGGAGTCTGTCTGACTCTTCCCTCACTGAG GAAGAGTTAAAGGGATCTGAATTCAGCTCCTGTGAGGTTGACAGTAAGGTATTTGATGAAAGTCTGAACACCACGCCACTATGCTCTGTGGACATCCGTTTCCCCAATGAAGAACTTTATACGTCTATAG AACCTGAGGCTTTGAACACTTCCACTCTAATTGACAAGATGTTTGAAGACGTCCTGCAGCATGCAGATACGGAAGGTGAAGGTGAAGATGGAAATGAGGAAGAGGGGGTGGAGAAGGATATAAGTTATTCATCAGAGACTGTAAAGGAAGACAAAACTGAATCCGACACAGCTGAAAAGGAAGACAAACAGGAACCAGTCACATTAAATAAGTATCCTCTTGAACAGAGTGAGATGTGTGAAGAGAGTGAAGAAACTCCTGATTCCATGGATGAAGAGAAGGAGCTCCAGTCTGTTGATGATGGTGAAGGAAAAATGGAAGAAAAGCAGGAGAGTACCCCTATGGGTGATGAGGACTTTCTAACCCTGCCACCCAGCTGTATCCTCTCTCCTCTCAGCAAATCTGTGGAGGCTGTTGTCACACCACTG attGAAATCAATGTGTCTGAGCCATCAGTACAGCCGCCCTCACCTGAAGAAATGACAGCTGGTCCTGCTGACTGCGATCAACCTTTATACAG CATTGATGCCTACCGCTCACAGAGGAAAATCCATCCCCCCTCTACTCCCAGCTTGACCCCTGGAGTTCAGAAACCGGTTCGAGAGAAGACTTGCTTAAAAAAGCCCATAAACATCAAGGAGAGAATTAAG GCTTTAAATGAGGAGGCAGCCAAGTTGCAGACAATCATCACACAGACACTGCAGGCTCTGAGCTGCTGTAGTGACGAGGAACATGGGAAAGGTTCCCAGCAGGAGGCAGAGGCTGAGAAACTCCTGCTGGTTTCCA GTGAAAAACGAGCAGCCTTACTGGCAGAGGTCAGCAGGTTGAGAGAGGGTAACGCTGGTGAAACAGACCCCCAAAATGCACCTCTGCAGCCCTGCAGAGGCACAATCAGCATCAGCAGCATCCAGCTGCCCTTAAAAGTGGATTTTGTGTGCTCTGCTCGCACAG GTCGCCCAACACAATACTTCTTAGTTTTGATCCGTTATGGCCCATGTAATATTGTGGCAACACCTTTGGCTACAGCTGCTGATGCCCAAAATGGAGACACCATCACCTTCCCAACTTCTATTACATT ACAAGACATTCGCTCCAATTTTGAGATTGACATTGAGGTCTACAGTTTG TCCAGTACTCAGAGTACTTCCTGCAGCATGAATACTCAGCAGATCCGCAGCTCAACAAAGTCAAGG GTGACACCCAAAAAGATTCtccacagcatcaca aAATCTAACCAGAGTGTAATGT CTGCTACTCTGCCTGGTCTGAGTGCCCAATGCTCTAGTAACTTCACATTAGTAGGCTCTCACAAGATTACCCTGAATTCATTGGGACAGAGCAAGTTTCCTCTGGACAAG ATGAAATTTGCAGGCAAAATCAGGCGACTCCTTGGAGATGAGTTTCAGGAAAAG GTTCCCTTCCTCTCTCCTCTAGAGGGCCACATCTATCTGCGGTTGCACGGCGAGGGCCACTCCAAAGTCCAGCATCAGGGCTTTTTA aCGATGTTTGAGGATGTGAGTGGCTTTGGAGCTTGGCAGAGGTTCTATTTCCTTCTGGAAGGAGGACAACTTCTCTACTGGAACTACCCAAATGAGATGGGGAGCAAG CCAGCAGatggctgtctctctctctttagctTCTGCAGTGTCAGGCCTGTGGAGCGAGAGTGCTGTGCACGGCCACACACCTTCGAATTAGTAGAGACAGATGCACTCCAGCAAGAACACAACCAAACCTTGAAGAA GTGCTGGTTTTCAGCAGATACACGAGAAGAGAGGTCTGACTGGATGGAGAAACTGAATCAGACCTTACTGGATTCTCGAACCTGGAACAAGAAGCCTGTCTCCAACGATAACAGGGCCAGCACATCCTCTAACACTGGAAACTCTCGTGAGAGCATCCTGTAA